The window ATCAAGCCACGGCTCACCGACAGCATGTGGACACTACTAATTTACTATATATATCCTTCATTTGTTCCCGTTAATTATCTACACCAAACTTACAAACAATATTATTCCAAGTATCTAGGGTTGCTAGAGAAACGAGAAATGGCAAGAACAGAGCTAGTTTCAGTAGAGAACCCAATAGTTGAACATCCATTTTACCCCCCTGGGTTTTTGAAAAAGGTAAGCTGTATGTTCATAGGTATTTTACATTCAGTAGAGATATAGCAACAAATATATACGTGTAGTACTATCAAATACATATCGATGTACATGTATAGTAAGGTATCTCAGCCAATAACTATGTGGGCAAATATGTATATATAGGTGGTGGCAGAGATAATAGCTACGTTTCTGCTGGTGTTTGTGACATGTGGTTCGGCTGCTCTCTCTGCCAGTGATGAACGCAAAGTCTCAAAGCTTGGAGCTTCAATGACCGGAGGGCTTATAGTGACGGTGATGATCTACGCAGTCGGGCACATCTCTGGGGCACACATGAACCCGGCCGTCACTCTTGCTTTCGCTACTTTTAGACATTTTCCATGGAAACAGGTAAACCCTAGCTATCTCAGAACCCGCCCCCTATGCTGCAGTTCTGTATTAATGCATTGACACTCGATCTGGAGTCTGGGCTACATTTTAAGTCGATCACACACCTACTCTTACCATCAGAATGTGTCTTAAGATTCATTCATCAAAGACTGATTCATTCACCAAAGCTTCTTTCTTGTCATTTCAGGTGCCAGTTTATGCATTAGCACAACTAATTGGATCAATATCAGCCTCATTTGCTGTGTCTGCATTACTGCACCCCATTAAGCATGTGGGAACTACATCACCTTCTGGATCAGAGCTTCAAGCTCTGGTCACAGAGATAATCGTGACATTTTCTATGATGTTCATCACTTCAGCAGTTGCCACCGATACTAAAGCTGTAAATAGTGCCCTAACTCGACCACATACTTCATTTTTAACCTTCAATTTGTCTGCCATGCATGAACTGAT of the Fragaria vesca subsp. vesca linkage group LG6, FraVesHawaii_1.0, whole genome shotgun sequence genome contains:
- the LOC101292726 gene encoding aquaporin NIP2-1-like is translated as MARTELVSVENPIVEHPFYPPGFLKKVVAEIIATFLLVFVTCGSAALSASDERKVSKLGASMTGGLIVTVMIYAVGHISGAHMNPAVTLAFATFRHFPWKQVPVYALAQLIGSISASFAVSALLHPIKHVGTTSPSGSELQALVTEIIVTFSMMFITSAVATDTKAIGELAGIAVGSAVCITSIFAGPISGGSMNPARTIGPALASAYYNGIWIYMVGPVIGALLGAWSYSFIRVNDKPVQASPPRSLSLQLRRIKSDVQAASICKDPLDFA